A genomic region of Vitis vinifera cultivar Pinot Noir 40024 chromosome 7, ASM3070453v1 contains the following coding sequences:
- the LOC109122010 gene encoding uncharacterized protein LOC109122010: MSKKRDSASFLDEEAKKMKLDIYSSSGLASDVKQEEDGSEGVIDPPASAVVDNQGSLSPLMENKPRNQDDKDFSSGSVPASTHDHDSETKKTGSSSSSLTESASCSSINERTLVYKKSLTRDDVFYCRLMIPLELGKEFLPEPERYKGRYDMTEISVMDHKRRIWEMEASFDELSSSYMFFLNWDKYVKKYGLEPEDVIFLYEDPTIDDYFLIEYEKRKRDSNPKETT, translated from the exons ATGTCTAAGAAACGGGACAGTGCAAGTTTCCTTGATGAAGAGGCGAAGAAGATGAAGCTTGATATATATTCATCAAGCGGGTTGGCCTCTGATGTTAAACAAGAAGAAGATGGCTCAGAAGGTGTTATTGATCCACCGGCAAGTGCAGTAGTTGATAATCAAGGCAGCTTGAGCCCATTAATGGAGAATAAGCCCAG AAACCAGGATGATAAGGATTTTTCATCTGGGTCGGTTCCAGCAAGCACTCATGATCATGATTCCGAAACTAAGAAGACGGGAAGTTCATCTTCCTCGTTAACGGAATCAGCAAGTTGCAGCAGCATAAATGAGAGAACCCTCGTCTACAAGAAGAGCTTAACCCGTGATGATGTCTTCTACTGCAGGCTCATGATTCCACTGGAACTTGGTAAAGAATTTCTCCCTGAACCTGAGAGATATAAAGGAAGATATGACATGACAGAAATATCAGTGATGGACCATAAGAGACGGATCTGGGAGATGGAGGCTTCATTTGATGAGCTGAGCAGCTCCTACATGTTTTTTTTGAACTGGGACAAATATGTGAAAAAATATGGATTGGAGCCCGAGGATGTGATTTTCTTATATGAGGATCCCACTATTGACGACTACTTCTTGATTGAATATGAGAAAAGGAAGCGTGACAGCAACCCCAAAGAGACAACTTGA
- the LOC104878663 gene encoding B3 domain-containing protein At5g06250-like, with amino-acid sequence MSKKRKSASFPDEETKKKMKLDISSSSGSISDVKQEEDGSEEGVIDPPASAVVDSQGSLSPLMENKPRNFDDKDFSFGSVPASNHDHDSETKKTGSSSSSLTESASSSSINERTLIYKKSLTRDDVFYCRLMIPLEYGREFLPEPEKHEGRYGIIEISVMDHERQIWEMEAAFDELSSSYMFWLNWDKYVKKYELEPDDVIFFYDDPTIEHLFIEYEKRSATAIPKRQLEAI; translated from the exons ATGTCAAAGAAACGGAAAAGTGCAAGTTTCCCAGATGAAGAGacgaagaaaaagatgaagcttgaTATATCTTCATCAAGCGGATCGATCTCTGACGTTAAACAAGAAGAAGATGGCTCAGAAGAGGGTGTTATTGATCCACCAGCAAGTGCAGTAGTTGATAGCCAAGGCAGCTTGAGCCCATTAATGGAGAATAAACCCAG AAACTTTGATGATAAAGATTTTTCATTTGGGTCGGTCCCAGCAAGCAATCATGATCATGATTCCGAAACTAAGAAGACAGGAAGTTCATCTTCATCGTTAACGGAATCAGCAAGTAGCAGCAGCATAAATGAGAGAaccctcatttacaagaagagCTTAACCCGTGACGATGTCTTCTACTGCAGGCTCATGATTCCACTAGAATATGGTAGAGAATTCCTCCCTGAACCTGAGAAACATGAAGGAAGATATGGCATCATAGAAATATCAGTGATGGACCATGAGAGACAGATCTGGGAGATGGAGGCTGCATTCGACGAGCTGAGCAGCTCCTATATGTTTTGGTTGAACTGGGACAAATATGTGAAGAAATATGAATTGGAGCCCGATGATgtgattttcttttatgatgATCCCACTATTGAACACCTCTTCATTGAATATGAGAAAAGAAGCGCGACAGCAATCCCAAAGAGACAGCTTGAGGCTATATAA
- the LOC109122011 gene encoding B3 domain-containing protein IDEF1-like, producing the protein MGQPLMLNKKKMAQKRDRSSSNGSTCEIKLDRSSSNRSASDVKQEQDGSEEGVKNPPANAIAVNEGSLNKPRNKAYIDYSSGSVTVSLDDEGPQTKKMGNSSSSSSSSSSEGSINGGSGQRNLLYKKSLTYADVYFGRLVIPLESATAFLPGPEKRDGRYERILISLLDHKREVWTIGATFDELNNSYMLWWNWGKFVKKHRLEPEDVIFLYDDLSLQFWSIEYVRKLHEESLRPYKKRSLFRV; encoded by the exons ATGGGTCAGCCTCTGATGTTAAACAAGAAGAAGATGGCTCAGAAGAGGGATAGATCGTCATCAAACGGGTCAACCTGCGAGATTAAGCTTGATAGATCGTCATCAAACAGGTCAGCCTCCGATGTTAAACAAGAACAAGATGGCTCAGAAGAGGGAGTTAAGAATCCCCCTGCAAATGCAATTGCTGTAAACGAAGGCAGCTTGAACAAACCCAG AAACAAGGCTTATATAGATTATTCATCTGGGTCCGTCACAGTAAGCCTTGATGATGAAGGTCCTCAAACCAAGAAGATGGGCAATTCATCTTCCTCATCATCAAGTTCCAGCAGCGAAGGCTCCATAAATGGTGGTTCAGGTCAGAGAAACCTCCTCTACAAGAAGAGCTTAACCTACGCGGATGTCTACTTCGGCAGGCTCGTGATTCCACTTGAATCTGCAACAGCTTTTCTCCCTGGACCTGAGAAACGTGACGGAAGATATGAAAGGATATTAATATCACTTCTAGACCACAAGAGAGAGGTGTGGACGATAGGGGCTACGTTCGACGAACTGAACAACTCCTACATGCTTTGGTGGAACTGGGGCAAATTTGTGAAGAAACATAGATTGGAACCCGAGGACGTGATTTTCTTATATGACGATCTCTCTCTTCAGTTCTGGTCCATTGAATATGTAAGAAAGTTGCATGAAGAGAGCTTGAGGCCATACAAGAAGAGAAGCCTTTTTCGTGTGTGA